A portion of the Francisella uliginis genome contains these proteins:
- the sdhD gene encoding succinate dehydrogenase, hydrophobic membrane anchor protein yields MGVLLMAVISLTSSGIKDFFVQRVTAVIIAVYFAYLLIEALCLSHSGSLNYDSWRGLFMDGMFFRVATLIAYLAMFFHAWVGIWIICGDYIKCAWASALVMLSFVLVYVFCFFWLFAVLFFY; encoded by the coding sequence ATGGGGGTGTTACTTATGGCTGTAATTTCATTAACTTCTTCAGGTATTAAGGACTTTTTTGTCCAAAGAGTTACAGCTGTAATAATTGCTGTTTATTTTGCATATCTTTTAATTGAAGCATTGTGTTTGTCTCATTCAGGTAGTTTAAACTATGATAGCTGGAGAGGGCTATTTATGGATGGGATGTTCTTTAGGGTTGCTACACTTATTGCTTATCTGGCGATGTTTTTTCATGCTTGGGTAGGAATATGGATTATTTGTGGTGATTACATTAAGTGTGCTTGGGCTTCAGCTCTAGTTATGCTGAGTTTTGTATTAGTTTATGTATTCTGCTTTTTTTGGTTATTCGCAGTTTTATTTTTCTATTAA
- the sdhC gene encoding succinate dehydrogenase, cytochrome b556 subunit yields the protein MKKITNIDLMSIKSYNFPVTAISSILHRISGVILIIAIPLAVVGMNYSLAGPSGYENTVAVLTKSWVSIFFWLFLSAITYHVYAGIRHMIMDIGFGESMKVAKLTSLIVIVLGVISAILWGCYLWL from the coding sequence GTGAAAAAAATTACCAACATTGACCTAATGTCAATAAAATCGTATAACTTCCCTGTTACTGCGATAAGTTCTATACTGCATCGTATATCAGGGGTGATTCTAATAATTGCTATACCATTAGCTGTTGTGGGGATGAATTATTCTCTTGCAGGGCCAAGTGGTTATGAAAATACTGTGGCAGTCTTAACAAAAAGCTGGGTTAGTATATTTTTCTGGCTGTTTTTGTCTGCAATAACTTACCATGTATATGCTGGTATTAGACATATGATCATGGATATTGGTTTTGGTGAAAGCATGAAAGTTGCTAAGCTTACATCTTTAATTGTGATTGTTTTAGGTGTTATATCGGCTATTTTATGGGGGTGTTACTTATGGCTGTAA
- a CDS encoding citrate synthase: MSKYATLKYAEKNIDIELPVHSPSLGNDCIDVSSLVKHGVFTYDPGFMSTAACESTITYIDGGKGVLLHRGYPIEEWTEKSNYRTLCYALIYGKLPSDEQREGFRKEIISKMTVCEHVKAAISAMPKHTHPMSGLIAGVNVLAAEHIKDGQKETQEEVAKNIVAKIATIAAMAYRHNQGKKLLDPKPEYGYAENFIYMMFADDENYKPDELHVKAMDTIFMLHADHEQNASTSTVRLSGSTGTSPYAAIIAGITALWGPAHGGANEAVLKMLSKIGSIDNIDKYIAKAKDKDDPFRLMGFGHRVYKNTDPRATAMKKNCEEILAKLGNSDNPLLTVAKKLEEIALQDEFFIQRKLFPNVDFYSGIILKAMGIPEDMFTAIFALARTSGWISQWIEMVNDPAQKIGRPRQLYTGETSREF, encoded by the coding sequence ATGAGCAAATACGCAACTCTTAAATATGCAGAAAAAAACATTGATATAGAATTACCAGTACACTCTCCTAGCCTGGGTAATGACTGCATAGATGTTTCATCACTAGTAAAACATGGCGTTTTTACTTATGATCCTGGATTCATGTCAACTGCTGCATGTGAATCAACCATAACATATATTGATGGAGGCAAAGGTGTACTTCTTCATAGAGGCTATCCTATCGAAGAATGGACTGAAAAATCAAACTATAGAACTCTTTGTTATGCATTGATATACGGCAAGCTTCCTTCTGACGAACAAAGAGAAGGTTTTAGAAAAGAGATTATTTCTAAAATGACTGTATGTGAGCATGTTAAAGCTGCGATATCAGCAATGCCAAAACATACTCACCCTATGTCAGGATTAATCGCTGGTGTTAACGTTTTAGCAGCAGAACACATCAAAGACGGTCAAAAAGAAACTCAAGAAGAAGTTGCTAAAAACATCGTTGCTAAAATTGCTACAATTGCAGCTATGGCTTACAGACATAATCAAGGTAAAAAACTACTTGATCCTAAGCCTGAATATGGTTATGCAGAAAACTTTATTTATATGATGTTTGCTGATGATGAAAACTATAAACCAGATGAGCTACACGTAAAAGCAATGGATACAATCTTTATGCTTCATGCAGACCATGAGCAAAACGCTTCCACATCTACTGTAAGATTATCAGGCTCAACAGGAACATCTCCATATGCTGCTATTATTGCAGGTATTACAGCTCTATGGGGACCTGCTCACGGTGGAGCTAATGAAGCAGTTCTTAAGATGTTATCTAAAATAGGCAGCATTGATAATATCGATAAATATATCGCTAAAGCTAAAGATAAAGATGATCCATTTAGACTAATGGGCTTCGGTCACAGAGTATATAAAAATACAGACCCTAGAGCTACAGCTATGAAGAAAAACTGTGAAGAGATCTTAGCTAAGCTTGGTAATAGTGACAATCCTCTTCTTACAGTTGCTAAGAAATTAGAAGAGATCGCATTACAAGATGAGTTCTTCATCCAAAGAAAGCTCTTCCCTAATGTAGATTTCTACTCAGGTATTATCTTAAAAGCTATGGGTATCCCTGAAGATATGTTCACAGCAATCTTTGCTCTTGCTAGAACATCTGGATGGATATCTCAATGGATTGAAATGGTTAATGATCCAGCACAAAAAATTGGTCGTCCTAGACAGTTATATACTGGTGAAACTAGTAGAGAATTCTAA
- a CDS encoding AmpG family muropeptide MFS transporter → MTNKPTLTQKLTAPFKQAKMFSMLILGYASGFPLMLTASSLFLWYKDNGIETKDIGFLTLIAVPYTFKYLWAPFLDKIRIPKFGRRKGWILLTQIILVLLIAAMSRFSPANSPFIIAFIGFLICFTSATQDIAINAYQTEILTESERALGNAVAVMGYRIGMLVTGSIILIIVEKLNNNWNLAWLMIIPFFIICPLYTLILKESQYQDTPKSFKDAFIFPFIEFFTRQGFYTAFIIILIIIAYKLADAIAFSLNSLFFVDLGFDKTTIAVAYKAFALLPSLAGLVVGGLIAKKIGVYKSFLYFSIIMACANLTYALLAIVGKNYYLMVSSVAVEYFCGAMGTAILVAMIMSLVNVKFSATQFAILSSIDSLGRVLVGPLAGYIQSLYRWEGLFIFSFIVGIVVSIIIYLFKEKIKLMANLR, encoded by the coding sequence ATGACTAATAAACCGACTCTAACACAAAAGTTAACAGCTCCTTTTAAGCAAGCTAAAATGTTTAGCATGCTTATTCTAGGTTATGCATCAGGCTTTCCTTTGATGCTTACAGCATCATCTTTATTTCTTTGGTATAAAGACAACGGTATAGAAACTAAAGATATTGGCTTTCTAACGCTTATTGCTGTGCCATATACATTCAAATACTTATGGGCTCCTTTCTTAGACAAAATAAGAATACCCAAATTTGGGCGTCGAAAAGGCTGGATTCTTCTAACACAGATTATACTAGTCTTGCTAATAGCCGCTATGAGTAGATTTTCTCCTGCAAATTCTCCTTTTATAATAGCTTTTATTGGTTTTTTAATATGCTTTACCTCAGCTACTCAAGATATTGCCATAAATGCATACCAAACAGAAATTCTAACAGAGTCAGAAAGAGCACTGGGAAATGCTGTCGCTGTAATGGGATATCGTATAGGTATGCTTGTGACAGGATCAATTATCTTAATCATCGTAGAGAAACTAAACAATAACTGGAACTTGGCATGGCTAATGATAATACCATTCTTTATAATATGTCCACTTTACACACTTATACTAAAAGAAAGCCAATACCAAGACACTCCTAAAAGCTTTAAAGATGCATTTATATTTCCCTTTATTGAATTCTTTACACGACAAGGATTTTATACAGCTTTTATTATAATTCTTATTATTATCGCCTACAAACTAGCTGATGCTATTGCATTCTCGTTAAACTCTCTTTTCTTTGTTGACTTAGGTTTTGATAAAACTACAATTGCTGTAGCATATAAGGCTTTTGCACTACTTCCTTCCCTAGCTGGGCTAGTTGTGGGAGGATTAATCGCGAAAAAAATAGGGGTTTATAAGAGCTTTCTATATTTTAGCATTATTATGGCTTGTGCAAATTTAACTTATGCTTTACTAGCTATAGTTGGTAAGAACTACTATCTAATGGTATCTTCAGTAGCCGTAGAATACTTCTGTGGCGCTATGGGAACAGCCATATTGGTTGCTATGATAATGAGTCTTGTTAATGTGAAATTCTCAGCTACTCAATTTGCAATCTTAAGCTCTATTGATTCGCTAGGAAGAGTACTAGTAGGCCCTCTTGCTGGATATATCCAAAGCCTTTATCGTTGGGAGGGACTATTTATATTTAGCTTTATAGTAGGAATTGTAGTTTCTATTATTATTTACTTATTTAAAGAGAAAATAAAGTTAATGGCTAATCTTAGATAA
- a CDS encoding superoxide dismutase has protein sequence MKFELPNLPYAKDALEPVISKETIEYHYGKHHQTYVTNLNNLIEGTEHSGKNLEQIIKTSSGGLFNNAAQVYNHTFYWNCFSPNKTEPSSQLKAAIVETFGSFDKFKEEFSKTAVTTFGSGWAWLVKDSKGKLEIVSTSNAGCPLTDNKHPLLTFDVWEHAYYIDYRNARPKHVEALWDIVNWEFVSEQFAK, from the coding sequence ATGAAGTTTGAATTACCTAATCTACCTTATGCTAAAGATGCGCTAGAGCCTGTGATTTCAAAAGAAACTATAGAATATCATTATGGTAAACATCACCAAACATATGTTACAAACCTAAATAACCTAATAGAAGGAACAGAGCATTCAGGTAAAAACTTAGAACAAATAATCAAAACATCTTCAGGTGGTTTATTTAATAATGCAGCTCAAGTTTATAACCATACGTTTTATTGGAATTGCTTCTCTCCAAATAAAACTGAGCCATCTAGTCAGTTAAAAGCAGCTATCGTAGAGACTTTTGGTTCTTTTGATAAGTTTAAGGAAGAGTTCTCTAAAACTGCAGTAACTACGTTTGGTTCTGGTTGGGCTTGGCTAGTTAAGGATTCAAAAGGTAAGTTAGAGATCGTTAGCACAAGTAACGCAGGTTGTCCTTTAACTGATAACAAGCATCCTTTACTAACTTTTGATGTTTGGGAGCATGCTTATTATATTGATTACCGTAATGCTAGACCTAAGCATGTTGAGGCTTTATGGGATATAGTTAACTGGGAATTTGTATCTGAGCAATTTGCAAAATAA
- the grxD gene encoding Grx4 family monothiol glutaredoxin: MYTPEEQKVVDRIEKQIKENDIILYMKGSPNLPQCGFSAHAATAVRSCGKPFAFVNILENPDIRAILPKYADWPTFPQLWVNGELVGGCDIIMEMKDSGELQELIDTVK, translated from the coding sequence ATGTATACACCTGAAGAGCAAAAAGTTGTAGATCGAATCGAAAAGCAAATAAAAGAAAATGATATTATCTTATATATGAAAGGTTCTCCTAACTTACCTCAGTGTGGCTTCTCAGCTCATGCTGCAACAGCTGTAAGATCATGCGGTAAGCCATTTGCTTTTGTAAATATCTTAGAAAATCCAGATATTAGAGCTATTTTACCAAAATATGCTGACTGGCCGACATTCCCACAACTTTGGGTTAATGGCGAGCTAGTTGGTGGCTGTGATATAATTATGGAAATGAAAGATTCTGGCGAACTTCAAGAGCTAATAGACACAGTTAAATAA
- a CDS encoding glycosyl hydrolase family 18 protein, whose amino-acid sequence MQLKKNVYKIIFLSFIFFNFLFAEEINNSSTKQLSSKNSISDNHNNLGAPLPDKMIAGSLDIRTPSSMKRVDIKQAKKDGYNVIVLAFGEVHGNNINFYSSSKSTKNLEHIVVKKIRQAKEMHMKVLIAVGGLPNTFHPGIKEGQKDPMILGRAMPDKQINKLAENIVAFLNKYNIDGIVYSFKKHTSSDLIDKLSTKLKKIDPNVIISAAPDVKDYQLVTTGTNNDYDKTIQDGNIDYIMLVEFNTYPENDPNFIYDSYAKIIKKAKIPLKTKISIVEPTTAVAGGVDTIYHPYGSSTKPLTTQQAIKLILPQLEKLRFKPRFAGVAGWSLNIDYASDLYGSYEHTPGAFAKDLRSCIYKNICAPMQNKMHGPVIASFLPLWGKNSSYNIFGKQITSKPIDLQIPKEKEYCDQYPGVCKNNVIIAAYLTYSNSQGFKLSFSQENGSSKKIYTPEQLKAFVKYMTAKNKHVLISYGGERSHIDWKTVDFSSVENIVQDYGFNGINFNLIGTEIPKNQKMAALAAKKIKELSNSLKQKVPNFWLTFSPEWVYIVAPVAKNNKDSIFVNHGYIDLLKNIGIDNINYIFLNTYAEKVADGILGFDKDKDGNYLKITPLDGYDRFLASLAWSLTTKSGYKANLSKYSKIDQPINIPADKLVFVIPATKGAVHGGMTYILTKQNIDNAISLMKEHDASFAGFAIWSMDFDSMSIAKGQIAGGYTHESWATVDAITNIQLPKIYHKTIMEKKSVPKASLLRKSKQQKSINTGVINYPKNIGMYNENTVVSYQGKKYKCNSKLDVTLCNDKRYIPDGSLGHLAWHKLYDSRKKKQITKKKEELINKIFEYPNNIGNYKSGQVVKVGSREYKCLIGKQKECNDLVYSPNGKKGYIAWSIISKTLIQSDDNSSVGQTVPKGADFIYPNGIKYYKGGTIVAANDQLYRCKMGPESSLCAQKVYSPLGQYADDAWIKLENS is encoded by the coding sequence ATGCAGCTTAAGAAAAATGTCTATAAAATAATATTTTTATCTTTTATATTTTTTAACTTTCTTTTTGCCGAAGAGATAAATAATTCTAGTACAAAACAATTGAGTTCTAAAAATTCTATAAGTGATAATCACAATAATTTAGGAGCCCCTTTGCCAGATAAAATGATTGCTGGTTCTTTAGATATCCGTACTCCTAGTTCAATGAAAAGAGTAGATATAAAACAAGCGAAAAAAGATGGCTATAATGTTATAGTTTTGGCTTTTGGGGAAGTTCATGGGAATAATATAAATTTTTATTCTTCTAGTAAATCAACTAAAAATCTAGAGCATATTGTTGTTAAGAAGATTAGGCAAGCTAAAGAAATGCATATGAAAGTATTAATAGCAGTTGGAGGTCTTCCGAATACTTTTCATCCTGGCATAAAAGAAGGTCAAAAAGATCCTATGATTTTGGGAAGAGCAATGCCTGATAAGCAGATAAATAAGTTAGCTGAGAATATAGTTGCTTTTCTTAATAAATATAATATTGATGGTATAGTTTATAGCTTTAAAAAACACACCTCTTCTGACCTTATAGATAAACTTTCTACTAAATTAAAAAAGATAGATCCTAATGTAATAATTTCTGCAGCTCCTGATGTAAAAGATTATCAATTAGTAACAACAGGTACAAACAATGATTATGATAAAACTATACAAGATGGTAATATCGATTACATTATGTTGGTAGAGTTTAATACCTATCCTGAAAATGATCCAAACTTTATTTATGATAGTTATGCAAAAATAATTAAAAAAGCCAAGATACCTTTAAAAACTAAAATATCTATTGTTGAACCAACAACAGCAGTGGCTGGTGGTGTTGATACTATATATCATCCTTATGGGAGTTCAACAAAACCGCTTACTACTCAGCAAGCGATTAAATTAATCCTTCCGCAGCTTGAAAAGTTAAGATTTAAACCTAGGTTTGCAGGTGTTGCAGGTTGGTCATTAAATATTGACTATGCTAGTGATTTATATGGCAGTTATGAACACACTCCTGGGGCTTTTGCAAAGGATCTTAGAAGTTGTATTTACAAAAATATTTGTGCTCCTATGCAGAATAAAATGCATGGGCCAGTTATTGCCAGTTTTTTACCTCTTTGGGGTAAAAATAGCTCATATAATATTTTTGGTAAACAAATAACTTCTAAGCCTATAGATCTTCAGATACCAAAAGAAAAAGAGTATTGTGATCAATATCCTGGTGTTTGTAAGAATAATGTAATAATAGCAGCATACTTAACCTATAGTAATAGTCAGGGTTTCAAGTTATCTTTTAGTCAGGAGAATGGCAGTTCAAAGAAAATATATACACCAGAACAGTTGAAAGCTTTTGTCAAATATATGACTGCCAAAAATAAACATGTATTAATTTCTTACGGGGGTGAAAGATCTCATATAGACTGGAAAACGGTTGATTTTAGTTCTGTTGAAAATATAGTGCAAGATTATGGTTTTAATGGTATAAATTTTAATTTAATTGGTACAGAGATTCCAAAAAATCAAAAAATGGCAGCTTTGGCAGCTAAGAAGATAAAAGAATTATCTAACTCTCTAAAACAAAAAGTACCAAATTTTTGGTTAACGTTTTCCCCTGAATGGGTTTATATAGTTGCTCCAGTAGCGAAGAACAATAAAGACAGTATTTTTGTCAATCATGGTTATATTGATCTTCTCAAAAACATTGGGATTGATAATATAAATTATATATTTTTGAATACTTACGCTGAGAAAGTAGCAGATGGAATCCTTGGTTTTGATAAAGATAAAGATGGTAATTATTTAAAAATTACACCACTAGATGGATATGACAGGTTCTTAGCTTCATTAGCTTGGTCTTTAACAACAAAGAGTGGCTACAAGGCAAATTTGTCAAAATATAGTAAAATTGATCAGCCTATTAATATTCCTGCTGATAAATTAGTATTTGTGATTCCTGCTACAAAAGGAGCTGTTCATGGTGGGATGACATATATACTAACAAAACAGAATATTGATAATGCTATTTCTTTAATGAAAGAGCATGATGCATCCTTTGCAGGTTTTGCTATTTGGAGTATGGATTTTGATTCAATGAGCATTGCAAAAGGTCAAATTGCTGGTGGCTATACTCATGAGTCATGGGCTACAGTGGATGCTATAACAAATATTCAATTACCGAAAATCTATCATAAGACAATCATGGAAAAGAAGAGTGTACCGAAGGCTTCTTTATTAAGAAAAAGTAAACAGCAAAAAAGTATTAATACAGGAGTTATTAATTACCCTAAAAATATAGGTATGTATAATGAAAACACAGTAGTTAGCTATCAAGGCAAAAAATATAAATGTAATTCTAAGTTAGATGTTACGTTATGTAATGATAAAAGATATATTCCTGATGGTTCTTTAGGACATCTTGCTTGGCACAAATTGTATGATAGTCGTAAGAAGAAACAAATTACAAAGAAAAAGGAAGAATTAATTAATAAAATCTTTGAGTATCCTAATAACATTGGTAATTATAAGTCTGGTCAGGTTGTGAAAGTTGGTAGTAGAGAATATAAATGCTTGATAGGTAAACAAAAAGAATGTAATGATTTAGTATATTCTCCTAATGGTAAAAAAGGATATATTGCTTGGAGTATTATAAGTAAAACTTTAATTCAGTCTGATGATAATAGCTCTGTTGGACAGACTGTACCAAAAGGGGCTGACTTTATATATCCAAATGGAATAAAGTATTATAAGGGCGGTACGATTGTTGCAGCTAATGATCAACTTTATAGATGTAAAATGGGTCCAGAATCAAGTTTATGTGCTCAGAAGGTTTATAGTCCATTAGGTCAATATGCAGATGATGCTTGGATAAAATTAGAAAATTCTTGA
- a CDS encoding F0F1 ATP synthase subunit epsilon: MTKNYLKVDVVSPLGSVFKGEADIVSLRGTAGEMGIAYGHTELLSTMPAGVVNIRKDEHTDVLYVSGGILEVTPTRVTIMVDDMERAENLNQAEAEKAKARAQEALSNPDASKLDIEAANKRLKEADARLKALNSSKGLYYSKDS; the protein is encoded by the coding sequence ATGACAAAAAATTATCTAAAAGTTGATGTTGTAAGTCCTTTAGGATCAGTTTTTAAAGGTGAAGCTGATATAGTTAGCTTACGTGGAACTGCTGGTGAGATGGGTATCGCTTATGGTCATACTGAGCTACTATCAACTATGCCTGCTGGTGTTGTTAATATCAGAAAGGATGAGCATACAGATGTGTTATATGTGTCTGGTGGGATTCTAGAAGTTACTCCAACTCGTGTAACTATTATGGTTGATGATATGGAAAGGGCAGAGAATCTTAATCAAGCAGAAGCTGAAAAAGCGAAAGCTCGTGCACAAGAAGCTCTTAGTAATCCTGATGCATCTAAGCTTGATATAGAGGCAGCAAATAAGAGATTGAAAGAAGCCGATGCACGCCTTAAAGCTCTTAATTCTTCTAAAGGTTTATATTATTCTAAAGATAGTTAA
- the atpD gene encoding F0F1 ATP synthase subunit beta, translating into MSTGKIIQVIGAVIDVEFSRDNTPKVYDALNVEETGLVLEVQQQIGDGVVRTIAMGSSDGLRRGMEVKNTNAPISVPVGQGTLGRIMNVLGEPIDEAGPIEYTETRSIHQAPPAYDELALSTEILETGIKVVDLICPFAKGGKVGLFGGAGVGKTVTMMELINNIAKEHSGYSVFAGVGERTREGNDFYYEMKDSNVLDKVSLVYGQMNEPPGNRLRVALSGLTIAEGFRDEKRDVLMFIDNIYRYTLAGTEVSALLGRMPSAVGYQPTLAAEMGALQERITSTKTGSITSVQAVYVPADDLTDPSPATTFSHLDATIVLSRQIAELGIYPAVDPLDSTSRQLDPLVVGQEHYETARAVQKVLQRYKELKDIIAILGMDELSDEDKKTVDRARKIQRFLSQPFHVAEVFTGNPGKFVSLKDTVASFKAIVNGEYDHLPEQAFYMVGSIQEAIEKAKTL; encoded by the coding sequence ATGAGTACAGGTAAAATTATTCAGGTAATTGGTGCTGTTATCGATGTGGAATTTTCTCGAGATAACACTCCAAAAGTATATGATGCTTTAAATGTAGAAGAGACTGGTCTAGTACTAGAAGTACAACAACAGATTGGTGATGGTGTAGTTCGTACTATTGCTATGGGATCAAGTGATGGTCTTAGACGTGGTATGGAAGTTAAAAATACTAATGCTCCTATTTCTGTTCCAGTTGGACAAGGTACTTTAGGACGTATTATGAATGTTTTAGGTGAGCCTATAGATGAGGCAGGGCCTATTGAATATACTGAGACAAGATCTATACATCAAGCCCCTCCAGCATATGATGAGCTAGCACTGAGCACAGAAATCTTAGAAACAGGTATCAAAGTAGTTGACCTTATTTGTCCATTCGCTAAGGGTGGTAAAGTAGGTTTGTTCGGAGGTGCAGGTGTTGGTAAGACTGTAACAATGATGGAGCTTATCAATAACATTGCTAAAGAACATAGTGGTTATTCAGTATTTGCAGGTGTTGGTGAAAGAACACGTGAAGGTAATGACTTTTATTATGAGATGAAAGATTCTAATGTATTAGATAAAGTATCTCTAGTGTATGGCCAGATGAATGAGCCACCTGGAAATAGATTAAGAGTAGCTCTAAGTGGTCTGACGATCGCTGAAGGTTTCCGTGATGAGAAACGTGATGTATTAATGTTTATTGATAACATTTATCGTTATACTTTAGCAGGTACAGAGGTTTCAGCTCTTTTAGGTCGTATGCCTTCTGCAGTAGGTTATCAACCAACTCTAGCAGCTGAAATGGGCGCGTTACAGGAGAGAATTACGTCTACTAAGACTGGTTCAATTACTTCGGTTCAGGCAGTATATGTTCCAGCGGATGACTTAACAGATCCATCTCCTGCGACAACATTCTCTCACTTAGATGCGACAATTGTATTATCGCGTCAAATCGCTGAACTAGGTATCTATCCTGCAGTTGACCCTCTAGATTCCACATCTAGACAGCTAGATCCATTAGTTGTTGGTCAAGAGCATTATGAAACAGCTCGTGCAGTGCAAAAAGTACTACAAAGATACAAAGAATTAAAAGATATTATTGCGATTCTAGGTATGGATGAATTATCTGATGAAGATAAGAAGACTGTAGATAGAGCGCGTAAGATCCAGAGATTCTTATCGCAACCATTCCATGTTGCTGAAGTCTTTACTGGAAATCCAGGTAAGTTTGTATCATTAAAAGATACTGTTGCTAGCTTTAAAGCTATTGTTAATGGTGAATATGATCATTTACCAGAGCAAGCTTTCTATATGGTTGGTTCTATACAAGAAGCGATTGAGAAAGCAAAAACTCTATAA
- a CDS encoding F0F1 ATP synthase subunit gamma, with amino-acid sequence MSNAREIKSKVASVKNTQKITGAMELVAASKMRGAIVKMNNVRPYVESANTIIKNVTAASIDYPNPYLFDREAKRVGYIIASTDRGLCGGLNINLFKHVLKDIKKHLDNRVEVDVCVVGSKAETFFTKLKDVNIVATAHYNDKDLDGSVRAIGGAVKVMLDKFTNGEIDRLYMSSNEFVSTIKQKPRLQTLLPIQDIFSEEEMKANKEQASKGHWDYIYERDIEEVLNALCIRYIEAQVRGAILENAACEQAARMMAMKNATDNASDIIDQLKLDYNKVRQAMITQELAEICSGAAAV; translated from the coding sequence ATGTCTAATGCTAGAGAAATAAAATCCAAAGTAGCCAGTGTTAAAAATACCCAAAAAATCACAGGTGCTATGGAACTAGTAGCTGCAAGTAAGATGAGAGGTGCTATTGTTAAGATGAATAACGTGCGCCCTTATGTTGAAAGTGCAAATACGATTATAAAAAATGTCACTGCTGCTAGTATTGATTATCCTAACCCTTATCTATTTGATAGAGAAGCAAAAAGAGTAGGTTATATCATTGCATCAACAGATAGAGGTCTATGTGGCGGCTTAAATATTAATCTTTTCAAACATGTTTTAAAAGATATTAAAAAACATCTTGATAATAGAGTAGAAGTTGATGTTTGTGTTGTTGGCTCAAAAGCTGAGACTTTCTTTACAAAATTAAAAGATGTAAATATTGTAGCAACAGCACATTATAATGATAAAGATCTTGATGGTAGTGTAAGAGCTATAGGTGGCGCTGTTAAGGTAATGCTAGATAAGTTTACAAATGGTGAGATTGATAGACTTTATATGAGTAGTAACGAGTTTGTAAGTACTATTAAGCAGAAGCCAAGATTACAGACATTGCTACCAATTCAAGATATCTTCTCAGAAGAAGAGATGAAAGCTAACAAAGAACAAGCATCTAAAGGCCACTGGGATTATATCTATGAAAGAGATATAGAAGAAGTTCTAAATGCTCTTTGTATTAGGTATATTGAAGCTCAGGTTCGAGGAGCTATATTAGAGAATGCGGCATGTGAGCAAGCTGCTCGTATGATGGCAATGAAAAATGCAACTGACAATGCTAGTGATATTATTGATCAGTTGAAACTAGATTATAATAAAGTAAGACAAGCTATGATTACACAAGAGCTTGCAGAAATTTGTTCAGGTGCGGCAGCAGTTTAG